In Centroberyx gerrardi isolate f3 chromosome 11, fCenGer3.hap1.cur.20231027, whole genome shotgun sequence, the following are encoded in one genomic region:
- the snrnp35 gene encoding U11/U12 small nuclear ribonucleoprotein 35 kDa protein, with amino-acid sequence MSDWSPIAKAYDPLKAGSIDGTDVEPHDRAVWRAMVARYKPNKGVVGDPLLTLFVARLNPQTTEDKLHEVFSKYGDIQRLRLVRDIVTGFSKGYAFIEYKEERSVVRARRDANKLVVDQHELFVDFEQERTLKGWVPRRLGGGQGGKKESGQLRFGGRDRPFRKPINLGVSSVPDWTGGGREWDRGGAREREDRHRERDRAPSPRHHDRDTEWGSRGRREDRDRGRDRDFYRDKDRSGEREREDRRHADRNRHRDRR; translated from the coding sequence ATGAGCGACTGGAGTCCGATAGCGAAGGCATACGACCCGCTGAAAGCTGGCAGTATCGACGGCACCGATGTGGAGCCCCATGACCGGGCCGTATGGAGGGCTATGGTGGCCCGATACAAGCCAAACAAAGGCGTTGTCGGGGACCCGCTCCTCACCCTGTTCGTCGCCCGCTTGAACCCCCAGACAACCGAGGATAAACTGCACGAAGTGTTTTCCAAATACGGAGACATCCAGCGGCTGCGACTGGTGAGGGACATCGTCACCGGCTTCTCCAAAGGATACGCGTTCATTGAGTACAAAGAGGAGCGGTCCGTCGTCCGGGCCCGCAGAGACGCCAATAAGTTAGTGGTGGACCAACACGAgctgtttgtggattttgaGCAGGAGAGGACGCTCAAGGGATGGGTGCCACGGCGACTAGGTGGCGGgcaaggagggaagaaagagtcCGGACAGCTGCGCTTTGGTGGGAGAGACAGACCTTTCCGCAAGCCCATCAACCTCGGAGTCTCCTCGGTGCCTGACTGGACAGGCGGCGGGAGAGAGTGGGACAgagggggggcgagagagagggaggaccggcacagagagagggaccgaGCACCGTCTCCGAGACACCACGACAGAGACACTGAGtgggggagcagagggaggagggaggaccgGGACCGGGGCAGAGACAGGGATTTCTACAGAGACAAGGAcaggagcggagagagagagagggaggacagaagaCACGCGGACAGGAACAGGCACAGGGACAGGAGATGA